From Actinopolymorpha cephalotaxi, one genomic window encodes:
- a CDS encoding rubrerythrin family protein, which produces MRTARRLSIVAMGALLGLGLVGTAQASTSVSPQTREDTLSAMHGEAFAYASYNAYAQEAARTGIDALAKLFRKTAHTERYDHFAAEARLIHFVRGNADNLRTSIAGETREATVIYPYFAYQAEQDRCEPAAKLFRELAADEAVHAKRFRRALYAITHPHSGVVVPVGEYFRPKPIFASLPACRGRTRENLLATIRGEAFANASYTSYAEKARQTGQPRLARLWENTASQELGEHFAEAAELYGLVRDNKANLLKSMKGELHEATVMYPTYAQRAEQAGDDEAADLFFEIAVDEAHHACDFLLASLEIVVPSTPSDHAGMRS; this is translated from the coding sequence ATGCGCACAGCCAGGAGGCTCTCCATCGTGGCGATGGGGGCACTGCTCGGGCTCGGCCTGGTCGGGACCGCGCAGGCGTCGACCAGCGTCTCCCCGCAGACGAGGGAGGACACCCTGTCCGCGATGCACGGGGAGGCGTTCGCGTACGCCTCCTACAACGCGTACGCGCAGGAGGCGGCCCGGACCGGCATCGACGCCCTCGCCAAGTTGTTCCGGAAGACCGCACACACCGAGCGGTACGACCACTTCGCCGCCGAGGCGCGCCTGATCCACTTCGTCCGCGGCAATGCCGACAACCTGCGGACGTCGATCGCGGGTGAGACCCGCGAGGCCACCGTCATCTATCCGTACTTCGCCTACCAGGCCGAGCAGGACCGATGCGAGCCGGCGGCAAAGCTGTTCCGGGAGCTGGCGGCCGACGAGGCGGTGCACGCCAAGCGGTTCCGCAGGGCGCTGTACGCCATCACCCACCCGCACTCGGGTGTCGTGGTCCCGGTGGGTGAGTACTTCCGGCCCAAGCCGATCTTCGCCAGCCTGCCCGCGTGCAGGGGCCGGACCCGGGAGAACCTCCTGGCCACGATCCGCGGCGAGGCCTTCGCCAACGCCTCCTACACCTCCTACGCCGAGAAGGCCCGGCAGACAGGCCAGCCGCGGCTCGCCCGGCTGTGGGAGAACACCGCGAGCCAGGAGCTGGGGGAGCACTTCGCCGAGGCGGCCGAGCTGTACGGGCTGGTGCGCGACAACAAGGCCAACCTCCTGAAGTCGATGAAGGGTGAGCTGCACGAGGCGACGGTCATGTACCCGACGTACGCGCAGCGTGCGGAGCAGGCCGGTGACGACGAGGCGGCGGACCTGTTCTTCGAGATCGCCGTCGACGAGGCCCACCACGCGTGCGACTTCCTGCTGGCGTCGCTGGAGATCGTCGTCCCGTCGACGCCTTCCGACCACGCCGGCATGCGCAGCTAG
- a CDS encoding DUF3046 domain-containing protein, whose product MRLTEFWQRMEHHLGSGYARSWARDQVLAELDGRTPQQALDSGVDAKTVWRAVWQALELPASER is encoded by the coding sequence GTGCGACTGACGGAATTCTGGCAACGAATGGAACACCACCTCGGCTCGGGCTACGCGCGCTCGTGGGCGCGCGACCAGGTCCTCGCGGAGCTGGACGGTCGCACTCCCCAGCAGGCGCTGGACTCCGGCGTCGACGCGAAGACCGTCTGGCGCGCGGTGTGGCAGGCGCTGGAGCTTCCCGCCTCGGAACGCTGA
- the recA gene encoding recombinase RecA has translation MAAQDRDKSLDTAIAQIERQFGKGAVMRLGQEGRAPTEVIPTGAIALDVALGIGGLPRGRVVEIYGPESSGKSTLALHAVANAQKSGGVAGFIDAEHALDPEYAKKLGVDTDALLVSQPDNGEQALEIADMLIRSGALDVVVIDSVAALVPRAEIEGEMGDSHVGLQARLMSQALRKLTGVISSSKTTAIFINQLREKVGVMFGSPETTTGGKALKFYASVRLDVRRIETLKDGQDPVGSRVRVKVVKNKMAPPFRQAEFDMLFGEGVSREGSLIDLGVEHGIVRKAGAWYTYEGDQLGQGKENARKFLRDNPDLAEELEKKIKEKVGIGPRVDQPADESEPEPEDF, from the coding sequence ATGGCAGCTCAAGACCGCGACAAGTCGCTGGACACCGCGATAGCGCAGATCGAGCGGCAGTTCGGCAAGGGCGCAGTGATGCGTCTGGGCCAGGAGGGCCGCGCTCCGACCGAGGTGATCCCGACCGGAGCGATCGCCCTCGACGTGGCGCTCGGGATCGGCGGCCTGCCCCGCGGGCGGGTCGTGGAGATCTACGGGCCGGAGAGTTCGGGTAAGTCCACCCTTGCGCTGCATGCGGTGGCCAACGCGCAGAAGTCCGGCGGGGTCGCCGGCTTCATCGACGCCGAGCACGCCCTCGACCCCGAATACGCCAAGAAGCTGGGCGTCGACACCGACGCGCTGCTGGTGTCCCAGCCGGACAACGGTGAGCAGGCGCTGGAGATCGCCGACATGCTGATCCGTTCCGGTGCGCTCGACGTCGTGGTGATCGACTCGGTGGCGGCCCTGGTCCCCCGGGCCGAGATCGAGGGCGAGATGGGCGACAGCCACGTCGGCCTGCAGGCCCGGCTGATGAGCCAGGCGCTGCGCAAGCTGACCGGCGTCATCAGTTCCTCCAAGACCACCGCCATCTTCATCAACCAGCTCCGCGAGAAGGTCGGCGTGATGTTCGGGTCGCCGGAGACCACGACCGGTGGCAAGGCGCTGAAGTTCTACGCGTCCGTCCGCCTCGACGTGCGGCGGATCGAGACGTTGAAGGACGGCCAGGACCCCGTGGGCAGCCGGGTCCGGGTGAAGGTCGTGAAGAACAAGATGGCACCGCCGTTCCGGCAGGCCGAGTTCGACATGCTCTTCGGTGAAGGGGTCAGCCGCGAGGGCAGCCTGATCGACCTCGGGGTCGAGCACGGCATCGTCCGCAAGGCCGGCGCCTGGTACACCTACGAGGGCGACCAGCTCGGCCAGGGCAAGGAAAACGCGCGGAAGTTCCTCCGTGACAACCCGGACCTCGCCGAGGAGCTGGAGAAGAAGATCAAGGAGAAGGTCGGCATCGGCCCGCGGGTGGACCAGCCCGCGGACGAGTCCGAGCCTGAGCCCGAGGACTTCTAG
- a CDS encoding regulatory protein RecX — protein sequence MRQKSSRSSKSRSRSRSDDDQEPAATDPEQTARAIVLRQLTGQPRSRAELEQALRRKEVPEDVIESVLGRFTDVGLIDDGAFARAWVDSRHTGRGLARRALAHELRRRGVGDSEVGEALDQLSPETELETARSLVTRKLAATRGLDGRTRVRRLAAMLARKGYSPGLAARVVREALEGESDEEHRAAVAEFSGAADSMETAGP from the coding sequence GTGAGGCAGAAGTCATCGAGGTCCTCGAAGTCGAGATCGAGGTCGCGGTCGGACGACGACCAGGAACCCGCCGCGACCGATCCCGAGCAGACAGCCCGCGCCATCGTCCTTCGCCAGCTCACCGGCCAACCCCGCTCGCGCGCCGAGCTGGAACAGGCGCTGCGACGTAAGGAAGTGCCCGAGGACGTCATCGAGTCCGTCCTCGGGCGGTTCACCGACGTCGGTCTGATCGACGACGGGGCCTTCGCTCGGGCGTGGGTCGACTCCCGGCACACCGGGCGTGGGCTGGCCCGGCGGGCGCTTGCCCACGAACTGCGCCGCCGGGGGGTCGGTGACTCCGAGGTCGGCGAAGCGCTCGACCAGCTGTCCCCGGAGACGGAGCTGGAAACCGCCCGGTCTCTGGTGACCCGCAAGCTCGCCGCGACCCGGGGGCTCGACGGGCGCACCAGAGTCCGCCGGCTGGCCGCGATGCTGGCCCGCAAGGGCTACTCGCCGGGGCTCGCCGCGCGGGTCGTCCGGGAGGCACTGGAGGGGGAGTCCGACGAGGAACACCGCGCTGCCGTCGCCGAGTTCAGCGGTGCCGCCGACTCGATGGAGACCGCGGGTCCGTAG
- a CDS encoding GNAT family N-acetyltransferase, giving the protein MALQVRTARDDDRQALHDLSQLAFAARPAPYDDTNDRAANPLDRRLLATEGERIVGRLAVWELGQWFGGRRVPMGGVSGVAVAPDARGRGVASTLVHEAIRSMRDCGEVVSSLYPMNHTLYRRNGWEVAGSYPEQRIDLRALTSLPRPDREVEVRPTTGADLPAIRELHEEVSREEPGNLSHGPEFGFRRLLGHPGIQEGYVAETDGRITGLLVTSRTDPDDNRGFYTITVLQSLAADLASELALLRVLAAQYPVAGTVTLVTPPQSALPMLVGERDLRPVDRGWCWMTRLVDAAGAVAARGYAPDVTAEVHLHLDDPIARWNTGPHVLRVKDGAGRLEPGGRGDVRLGIGRLASLYTGWASAHRLARLGLVAGGEAADLAALDRVFAGRLPWSRDFF; this is encoded by the coding sequence ATGGCGCTTCAGGTGCGGACCGCCCGCGACGACGACCGGCAGGCCCTTCACGACCTCAGTCAACTGGCGTTCGCGGCACGTCCGGCTCCCTACGACGACACGAACGACCGGGCCGCGAATCCTCTCGACCGCCGGCTGCTGGCCACCGAGGGCGAGCGGATCGTGGGACGGCTGGCGGTGTGGGAGCTCGGCCAGTGGTTCGGCGGACGCCGGGTGCCGATGGGTGGAGTGTCCGGCGTGGCCGTCGCGCCCGACGCCCGCGGCAGGGGAGTCGCGAGCACCCTCGTCCACGAGGCGATCCGGTCGATGCGCGACTGCGGCGAAGTGGTGTCCTCGCTCTATCCGATGAACCACACCCTCTACCGCCGCAACGGCTGGGAGGTCGCCGGCAGCTATCCCGAGCAGCGGATCGACCTGCGGGCACTCACCTCCCTCCCCAGACCCGACCGCGAGGTCGAGGTGCGGCCCACCACCGGGGCGGACCTGCCCGCGATCCGCGAACTCCACGAGGAGGTGTCGCGGGAGGAGCCGGGCAACCTGTCCCACGGCCCGGAGTTCGGCTTCCGCAGGCTCCTCGGCCATCCCGGAATCCAGGAGGGATACGTCGCGGAGACCGATGGCCGGATCACCGGCCTGCTCGTCACCAGTCGTACGGACCCGGACGACAACCGCGGCTTCTACACCATCACCGTGCTCCAGTCGCTGGCCGCCGACCTGGCCAGTGAGCTCGCACTGCTGCGCGTTCTCGCCGCGCAGTACCCCGTGGCCGGCACGGTGACGTTGGTGACGCCGCCCCAGTCCGCGCTGCCGATGCTGGTCGGCGAACGCGATCTGCGCCCGGTCGACCGCGGCTGGTGCTGGATGACCCGGCTGGTGGACGCCGCCGGCGCGGTCGCTGCCCGCGGCTACGCCCCGGACGTCACCGCCGAGGTTCATCTCCACCTCGACGACCCGATCGCCAGGTGGAACACCGGCCCGCACGTGCTGCGGGTCAAGGACGGCGCCGGCCGCCTCGAGCCCGGCGGACGAGGTGACGTACGCCTCGGCATCGGCCGGCTGGCCTCGCTCTACACCGGCTGGGCGTCCGCACACCGGCTCGCCCGGCTCGGACTGGTCGCCGGTGGGGAGGCAGCCGACCTCGCCGCGCTCGACCGGGTGTTCGCCGGCCGCCTGCCCTGGTCCCGCGACTTCTTCTAG
- the rny gene encoding ribonuclease Y, protein MWSLVQVALLLVGLAVLVLLGALLRPAWSWWATTRAQSGTQPGIRPGTQPGTPSAVAAGPAATPPPEELRARSDDLDRRDRRLTERESRLDLAERELEARARTVSAAEESLTARRAALTDLETERRLVLERTAGLTAVQARAQLVSSIENEAKREAALTVRDLERRARDEGDRRARAIITTVVQRLATEQTTEAVVTTLQLPSDELKGRIIGRDGRNIRAFEQITGVNVIVDETPASVMLSCFDPVRREVGRMTLEHLVLDGRIHPRRIEELYVRSLGEVEQTCLRAGEDAVAQTGLTDLHPELVRLLGTLRFRTSYGQNVLRHLVESASIAAMLAAELGLDPALARRCGLLHDIGKALTHQVEGSHAIVGAELARTHGENPEVVHAIEAHHDEVEPRTVEAVLTQAADAISGGRPGARRESLAAYVQRLERLEEIARSYPGVASVHAMRSGRDVRVMVVPTEIDDLQAQVLARDIAKRVETELTYPGQIRVTVIRETRATETAL, encoded by the coding sequence ATGTGGTCCCTCGTCCAGGTCGCCCTGCTGCTCGTCGGGCTCGCCGTCCTCGTGCTCCTCGGTGCCCTCCTCCGTCCCGCGTGGTCCTGGTGGGCCACCACCCGTGCCCAATCGGGAACGCAGCCGGGAATCCGGCCCGGAACGCAGCCGGGAACGCCGTCCGCCGTCGCCGCCGGTCCGGCGGCGACTCCACCGCCGGAGGAACTACGGGCCCGCTCCGACGACCTCGACCGCCGCGACCGCCGGCTCACCGAACGCGAGTCCAGGCTCGACCTGGCCGAACGCGAGCTGGAGGCCCGAGCCCGTACGGTGTCCGCTGCCGAGGAGTCCCTGACCGCTCGCCGGGCCGCGCTCACCGACCTGGAGACCGAGCGCCGGCTGGTACTGGAACGCACCGCCGGGCTGACCGCCGTCCAGGCCAGGGCCCAGCTGGTGAGCTCCATCGAGAACGAGGCCAAGCGCGAGGCGGCGCTGACGGTCCGCGACCTGGAGCGCCGGGCGCGCGACGAGGGCGACCGGCGTGCCCGGGCCATCATCACCACGGTCGTGCAGCGGCTGGCGACCGAACAGACCACCGAGGCGGTGGTGACGACGCTGCAGCTGCCCAGCGACGAGCTGAAGGGCCGCATCATCGGCCGGGACGGGCGCAACATCCGCGCCTTCGAGCAGATCACCGGCGTGAACGTGATCGTGGACGAGACCCCGGCATCGGTCATGCTGTCCTGCTTCGACCCGGTCCGCCGCGAGGTCGGGCGGATGACGCTGGAGCACCTCGTGCTCGACGGGCGGATTCATCCCCGCCGGATCGAGGAGCTGTACGTCCGAAGCCTCGGCGAGGTCGAGCAGACCTGCCTGCGGGCGGGGGAGGACGCGGTGGCGCAGACCGGGCTGACCGACCTGCACCCCGAGCTGGTCCGGCTGCTCGGCACGTTGCGCTTCCGTACCTCGTACGGCCAGAACGTGCTGCGGCACCTGGTCGAGTCGGCGTCCATCGCGGCCATGCTGGCTGCCGAGCTCGGGCTGGACCCGGCCCTGGCCAGGCGCTGCGGGTTGCTGCACGACATCGGCAAGGCGCTCACCCACCAGGTCGAGGGCAGTCACGCCATCGTGGGCGCCGAGCTCGCCCGAACCCACGGGGAGAACCCGGAGGTGGTGCACGCGATCGAGGCCCACCACGACGAGGTGGAGCCGCGTACGGTCGAGGCGGTGCTGACCCAGGCCGCGGACGCGATCTCCGGCGGCCGGCCCGGTGCCCGCCGGGAGTCGCTCGCGGCGTACGTCCAGCGACTGGAGCGGCTGGAGGAGATCGCCCGGTCCTACCCCGGCGTGGCCTCCGTGCACGCCATGCGGTCCGGGCGGGACGTCCGCGTCATGGTGGTCCCGACCGAGATCGACGACCTGCAGGCGCAGGTGCTCGCCCGGGACATCGCCAAGCGGGTGGAGACCGAGCTGACCTACCCCGGGCAGATCCGGGTCACCGTGATCCGGGAGACCCGGGCCACCGAGACCGCGCTCTGA